Proteins from a single region of Hordeum vulgare subsp. vulgare chromosome 6H, MorexV3_pseudomolecules_assembly, whole genome shotgun sequence:
- the LOC123402885 gene encoding uncharacterized protein LOC123402885, with protein sequence MATNPSTGPSFFNFLKEGVLLPTRNRGLFIAVGAIVIASTTVLLLGSDLAVQPLADEIQLDVKALNSTDPGSPDYAKLVQEIQNDAKELLLEGAGYLLFAVVISSAVRILLLFATVLTYSGEQRTTFRVLLGKAKAQLKGPLLTLAFVYVLEIVYIVFLALMGALLVVLMKKQHFVLLILASLLVLSAAISFVYFCFVCSLSVVVAVAEPGCHGAAALGRACRLAKGKKWQVVLYIAVTGALAAVLSPVHTLARTCAGNSVALGLLLGFVYAVLMALLQLFALCAMTAFYYERRENMDGQLGATRYAKLSSEESNA encoded by the coding sequence ATGGCAACCAATCCAAGCACGGGACCTTCGTTCTTCAACTTCCTAAAGGAAGGCGTCCTCCTCCCGACCCGCAACCGGGGGCTCTTCATAGCAGTcggcgccatcgtcatcgcctctaccacggtgctcctcctcggcAGCGACCTCGCCGTCCAGCCCCTCGCCGACGAGATCCAGCTCGACGTCAAGGCGCTAAACAGCACCGACCCCGGCAGCCCCGACTACGCCAAGCTCGTACAGGAGATCCAGAATGACGCTAAGGAGCTCCTGCTCGAAGGCGCAGGGTACCTCCTGTTCGCGGTCGTCATCAGCTCCGCCGTCCGGATCCTCCTCCTATTCGCCACCGTCTTGACGTACTCCGGCGAGCAGCGTACTACCTTCAGGGTGCTCCTCGGGAAAGCTAAGGCGCAGCTGAAGGGCCCCCTGCTCACGCTCGCCTTCGTCTACGTCCTGGAGATCGTCTACATCGTGTTTCTGGCGTTGATGGGGgcacttctcgttgttctcatgaaGAAGCAGCACTTCGTGTTGCTCATCCTGGCGTCGCTGCTAGTCCTCTCCGCGGCCATCTCTTTCGTGTACTTCTGCTTCGTCTGCTCTTTGAGCGTCGTCGTGGCGGTGGCCGAGCCCGGCTGCCACGGCGCAGCCGCGTTAGGCAGGGCGTGTAGGCTGGCGAAGGGGAAGAAGTGGCAGGTCGTGCTGTACATCGCCGTTACCGGCGCCCTGGCCGCCgtcctttcgccggtgcacacgcTCGCGAGGACATGCGCGGGTAATAGCGTGGCGCTTGGGTTGCTCTTAGGTTTTGTCTACGCGGTTCTGATGGCACTCTTGCAGTTGTTCGCCCTCTGCGCCATGACCGCGTTCTACTACGAGCGCAGGGAGAACATGGACGGCCAGCTGGGGGCTACTCGATACGCCAAGTTATCATCGGAAGAATCAAACGCTTGA